The region TGTGATACGCATTGCCAGGGAAATGACTAAGGAAATGACTCATGGGTCCACCGCTTCTCAACTGGGGTTCGAGGCGCGAAGATGACGGCGGAAGGAAAGGAAAGGGGAAAAAAGAAGTCAAAGGGGAAAATTCTGATTGTCGCAGGAGGAACGGGAGGTCATATTTTCCCCGCTCTGGCTTTCGGTTGTTGGATCCTAGCCCAAAATAAAGCCAAAAGAGTTTCTTATCTATCGGGCGACCGTCCTTTGGAATGTGATATCTACGCTTCCCAAGGTATAGAGCATGATTGCTTGCCTCTTTCTGGTTCTCCTCTGGGAAGTTTCTCCATTCTCCGAAATGTGGGACGATGGATGGAACTTCTCCGTTCGTTTTTTTGGATGGGACATTTTTTGAGGAGAGAACGACCGGACGCGTGTTTTCTTTTCGGTGGGTATGTTTCGTTGCTACCTCTTCTATGGTGTCGCCTTTTAAAGATTCCCGTGCTTGCCCACGAGCAAAACGCCTGCGCGGGTAAAGTGACGAAGCTGGCTTCGCGTTTGGGTGTGCCGGTAGCCACGGGGTGGTCTCAGTGCCGGGGATTGAAGGGGTCTTTTACACCTGTAGGCGTTCCCGTCCGCCCAGTCCAGAAAATTTCCCAACAAACAGCAGCCTCCGCTCTCGGAATTGAGATAGGAACGAAGATAAAGGACGAAGAACTGAGGGTGGGAGTTGTTGGCGGTTCCCTTGGCAGCGCGTCGTTGTCCGCTTTGATCGGGAAAATTTCCGAAAAGCGATCAGATATCGGGGAAAACCCTCTGTTTATCGTGTTGGGCAGCGCTTCTGCCGCGGCTCAAAAAACATGGGTCCGCTTCATCGAGCGGCGTTGGGACATGACGCCGTTTTATTCCCTGTGTGACGCTGTGATTTGCCGAGCTGGCGCTTCTACTTTGGCCGAGCTGGCGGCTTATCAAATTCCAACGTTGACCATTCCCTGGAAAGAGGCCGCCGATGGTCACCAAGAAGCCAACGCGCGGTGTTTTGTCGCGTCAACGGGCAATTTGGTCTGGTTTGAGAGCAAAGAAAACGCAGAAGAAAACGAAGAAGAAAACGAAGAAAAAGAAAAAAACAAAAAAAACGAAGGTTTGGAAAAGACGTTTTCGGAGCTGCTAAGACGCGCGAGAAAAGCGCGCGATGACGCTAATAACGGAAACGCGCAAGAAAGAAATTTTACGCCGGAGGCTTCTTTGGCCCTGTGGCGATTTGCTGAGAAAAGATTATGCCTTTTGTAAGACTTGTAAAAACTGTGGGTCGAAGTCCTCTCAGCGGCGTTCAGTTTTTCGCTTCGGCATTGTTATAATGGCAATATAACACTGATAAGATGCCGATGTGTCTTTTGTCGTGTTCTTCTGGCAAAAGGAGACAGGGTCATAAGAAAGGATTTCAATTTATGAAGAAGCCATTGTACATGGATGACGCGAAAACAAATAGATACTTTAGGGAGATAGGGGCGGGAGTCGAACGCATTCACCTTATGGGGATCGGCGGGGCGGGCATGAGCGCCTTGGCGTTGCTTTTGTATGGAATGGGTTTTGAGGTCGACGGCTGCGACCTTTTCAAAAGCGAATACATCACGAGACTTGAAGCGTTGGGTATCGAATGCCTTATGGGACACTCTCCTTCACACCTCGAAGCTCATTTGCCTCATCTGCTAGTTTACAGTAGCGCCGTGAATGGGGATCACGAAGAGCTCGTTTTCGCGCGGAAAAAGGGAATCCGCACGGTAGGACGAGGGTTGACGTTGAGCTGGCTTTTCAACGCCTATCGCGGAATCGGCGTGGCGGGAGCTCATGGCA is a window of Synergistaceae bacterium DNA encoding:
- a CDS encoding UDP-N-acetylglucosamine--N-acetylmuramyl-(pentapeptide) pyrophosphoryl-undecaprenol N-acetylglucosamine transferase; this translates as MTAEGKERGKKKSKGKILIVAGGTGGHIFPALAFGCWILAQNKAKRVSYLSGDRPLECDIYASQGIEHDCLPLSGSPLGSFSILRNVGRWMELLRSFFWMGHFLRRERPDACFLFGGYVSLLPLLWCRLLKIPVLAHEQNACAGKVTKLASRLGVPVATGWSQCRGLKGSFTPVGVPVRPVQKISQQTAASALGIEIGTKIKDEELRVGVVGGSLGSASLSALIGKISEKRSDIGENPLFIVLGSASAAAQKTWVRFIERRWDMTPFYSLCDAVICRAGASTLAELAAYQIPTLTIPWKEAADGHQEANARCFVASTGNLVWFESKENAEENEEENEEKEKNKKNEGLEKTFSELLRRARKARDDANNGNAQERNFTPEASLALWRFAEKRLCLL